The Campylobacter curvus genome includes the window TGCGCTTGGCGCGCTTGTAGGCATGATAGCCGGTGGTGCGACGGTGCTTTTTTGGATAAGCTCGGGACTAAACGCCTATGTGTATGAAATTTTGCCCGGTATCATCGTCTCCAGCGTAGCTATCGTGATCGTGAGCATCTGGGGCGATGCGATAAACAAAATGACTAGCGAGCCGCATGAGCAGGTCATAAAAGACGAATTTGAGAAGATGAAAACAAGGCTTTGAAGCCACACGGGCTTAAAATTTTGATCTAAACATACAAAAATTTTAAAAATAGCCGATATTTGACAATAAATATCAACAAAGGCTATCTATGGAAATTTTAAACAGTACGCAAACTGCTTTTGCAGACATATCGGTGACCTATAATAAAGTCAAAAATAATATCGCTCGTGATGTCAATGATAGTGTTCTAGGCTACAAGATCGATAAGGACGGCTACTTTACGAGCGAATTCAATAAAGCCGCGGGCATACCAGATGATTACAAAATTCACTCTGATACAATTAAATCTTTCGTTACCGTAAGGACAAATAAAAATACTCTTTATACTGCTTTTAAAGAAATAGATATTGCAAAGATAGTTGGCAACGCATATAAGCTATTAACCCAACTTGTAGATGAAAATACTCTAAATTCAAAAGAGGGCTTTACGACAGACGAGATCTCAAAATTTACACAAGGCTACGAATACGATAAAAAGACGTTAAAAATCACCAAAAAATATGACACCATAAATGCCTATATGTCTGCTCGCTCGGACTTTGACCCTAGGATGGCGCAAAACAAAGACAAGACTATGACTACCACTTTTTACAACCGCTCAACAATCAATTATTATACAAATGGCAATAAGCTAAAACCATCGACTGATATATTTGATAGCGAAAATGGCGGTAAGGAGAAATTTGGTCCATACGGACTTGCATTTAACACCTCACGTGAAAGATACACGAATGACGATGGCTCTGTTACGAAAGGTGGGCTTTTAATTGGTATCTTGAATTCAAATTATAATGCAACCGAAGGAAAGCCAACATATATAGGATATATGAATTCGTGCGATAAAAATATGAGCGGTGATGAATATAGAAAGCAAATAGAGCTTTGGCTTTTAAATCATGACCCTGATAGAGTTTCAGATGAAGAGTTTAATGCGCTAAGCGAGCCAATGAAAGAATTTATAAAATTTCATCGCACATTTGATAATATCAATCAAAGAGCTAAAAGTACATCTAAAAAAGAGGAAGCGGACACTCCAAAAGACCCTTTGCAAATTTTATTTGAGCAAATGGATAAGGATTTTAAAGAGATGCTCAAAAAGCTGCAAGAAAGAGCCCAAAAAGCAAGGCTAGAACAGCGAAAAGCTATGCAGCAAAATTTAGATACGCAAACCATCAAAAGCACAACTCAAACTTCAAAAGACACACTAAATGAAATGCTTGAATTTCTAAGCAAAATGTCAAAGCAGCGTGGCGTAAATTTAGACATAAACGAAGTAAAAACGGCGTTTATAAATTTAACTGACAGCTATAAATTTAGCAATAAAACGATCGATGTCAAAGCGTAAATTTCTATCTTTGCCCGCGCTTTAGCCTTCGCACTAAAAATCTCGCTGCGTGGAGGTCGTTAAATAGCGACTTTTCTATGCAAAGCGGACGCATAAGCACGAGATCGCCGATAAGCTTGGCTCCAAGTATCGCAGTGCAAAGCCCGCGCGAGCCGTGAGCGATATTTACAAAGACATTTGGCTCATAAACGGCCGTAGGGTTCGTGTCTTTGTGCTTGCTCCAAAAGAGATCTTTATAGCTTTGCTTGTAAAATTCCTCATCATAAAGCGCACCAATGACAGGAAAACGGTCACTGCTGTAGCTCCTGTAGCCGACCTTTGAGCCGATGATACGCGCTTTTTTGATGTCTAAAAATTCGCTCACCTTGCTTAAATTCTCGGCGTCGTCCTCGTATCTGGCTTCATCGCAAATTTCGTTTCTGGCGTATGTCGCGCCGATCACCTGCACGCCCCCGATGCTAGGGCAGACGTAGCCAAATGCGCTAAAAGGCATGTGGGTATCTACGAGCGGCTCGATGTGAGTGACTTGCCCGCGGACAGAGCTTAGCAGCATATTTTTTCCTTTGAAAATTTCAGCGCTTTTACTACCAGTCGCAAAGACTAGGATATCGGTCTTTAGGCTCTTGGCGTTTTTGAATTTCACACTGATTTGGCCGTTTTTTAGGTGCTTGTGGCTAAGGTATTCGTGAGTGAAAAGGACGTTTAAATCTTTAGCGATCTTTTCACACATTTTTCGCGGTCTGGCGTATGCGCCGCCTTTTATAAACATCGCAGGATAGGGCTTTACGTCCTTGTC containing:
- a CDS encoding Cj0814 family flagellar-dependent secreted protein, whose translation is MEILNSTQTAFADISVTYNKVKNNIARDVNDSVLGYKIDKDGYFTSEFNKAAGIPDDYKIHSDTIKSFVTVRTNKNTLYTAFKEIDIAKIVGNAYKLLTQLVDENTLNSKEGFTTDEISKFTQGYEYDKKTLKITKKYDTINAYMSARSDFDPRMAQNKDKTMTTTFYNRSTINYYTNGNKLKPSTDIFDSENGGKEKFGPYGLAFNTSRERYTNDDGSVTKGGLLIGILNSNYNATEGKPTYIGYMNSCDKNMSGDEYRKQIELWLLNHDPDRVSDEEFNALSEPMKEFIKFHRTFDNINQRAKSTSKKEEADTPKDPLQILFEQMDKDFKEMLKKLQERAQKARLEQRKAMQQNLDTQTIKSTTQTSKDTLNEMLEFLSKMSKQRGVNLDINEVKTAFINLTDSYKFSNKTIDVKA